The following are encoded together in the Ovis aries strain OAR_USU_Benz2616 breed Rambouillet chromosome 15, ARS-UI_Ramb_v3.0, whole genome shotgun sequence genome:
- the LOC101115155 gene encoding RNA polymerase II subunit A C-terminal domain phosphatase SSU72 like protein 4-like: MSLSSLKVAVVCMGNMNRSMEAHSILRKKGFSVRSFGAGSRVRLPGTARNLPVVYDFSTTYEQMRKDLVRIDRERYTSNGILHILGRNERIKPCPERFQECRDRFDVIFTCEESVYDRVIEELWVREQETCQPVHVINVDMDDNTEDATLGSLIICELCEHLQQAEDMEGSLAELLLAVERKTGRSFLHTVCFY, encoded by the coding sequence ATGTCCTTGTCCTCCCTCAAGGTGGCTGTGGTCTGCATGGGCAACATGAACAGGAGCATGGAGGCCCACAGCATTCTCAGGAAGAAAGGTTTCAGTGTCAGGTCTTTTGGAGCTGGATCCCGAGTCAGGCTCCCAGGAACTGCGCGCAACCTCCCTGTGGTTTATGATTTCTCCACCACGTATGAACAGATGCGCAAGGACCTTGTGCGCATAGACCGAGAACGCTATACCAGCAACGGCATCTTGCACATCTTGGGAAGAAACGAGAGAATCAAGCCTTGCCCGGAAAGATTTCAAGAGTGCAGAGATCGCTTTGATGTCATCTTCACCTGCGAGGAGAGCGTCTATGACCGGGTGATAGAAGAGCTGTGGGTCCGGGAGCAGGAGACCTGCCAGCCTGTGCACGTGATCAACGTGGACATGGACGACAACACGGAGGACGCCACGCTTGGGTCTCTGATCATCTGTGAGCTCTGCGAACACCTCCAGCAGGCAGAAGACATGGAAGGCAGTCTGGCTGAGCTGCTCCTGGCAGTGGAGAGGAAAACAGGAAGGAGCTTTCTGCACACGGTCTGCTTCTACTGA